From the Cucurbita pepo subsp. pepo cultivar mu-cu-16 chromosome LG05, ASM280686v2, whole genome shotgun sequence genome, one window contains:
- the LOC111795589 gene encoding uncharacterized protein LOC111795589 yields MEQQKEKPSAAANPPIPSCRKKKNEEATFLEDLKDHIDEFIHASMDEHKSCFKKTINKMFRMSKVVADKNSETSGVESSLPLRTTVSE; encoded by the exons ATGGAacaacagaaagaaaaaccatCAGCTGCAGCAAACCCACCCATCCCTTCTTGtcgaaagaagaaaaacgaaGAAGCTACATTCTTGGAGGACTTGAAGGATCACATCGACGAGTTCATTCACGCATCGATGGACGAACACAAATCGTGCTTTAAGAAAACCATCAACAAG ATGTTCCGTATGTCTAAAGTTGTGGCAGATAAGAATTCAGAGACAAGTGGAGTTGAGAGCTCTCTGCCTCTTCGAACAACAGTATCAGAATaa
- the LOC111795698 gene encoding cyclase-associated protein 1-like translates to MDEKLIQRLESAVARLEALSTGFRAGGAPESGEDAVSDPSILGFDDLMGQYFARVYSAAEKIGGQVLTVTKILKEAFSVQRELLVKIKQTQKPDLAGLAEFLKPLNEVIMKANALTEGRRSDFFNHLKAAADSLSALAWIAFTGKDCGMSMPIAHVEESWQMAEFYNNKVLVEYRNKDPDHVEWAKAMKELYLPGLRDYVKSFYPLGPVWSVRGENAAAAVAAPPPPKTSAPRTPAAPPPPPASLFSSEPSQASSSKPKQGMAAVFQEINSGKPVTSGLKKVTDDMKTKNRADRVGVVGSSEKGGRTASPSFSKAGPPKLELQMGRKWVVENQVGRKNLVIDDCDAKQSVYIFGCKDSVLQIQGKVNNITVDKCTKMGVVFTDVVAAFEIVNSNGVEVQCQGSAPTISVDNTGGCVLYLSKDSLGTSITTAKSSEINVLVPGSDGDWVEHALPQQFVHSFKDGRFETTPVSHSGG, encoded by the exons ATGGATGAGAAGCTGATTCAGCGACTGGAGTCGGCTGTGGCTCGGCTCGAGGCCTTGTCTACTGGATTCCGGGCCGGTGGTGCACCGGAGAGCGGCGAGGATGCGGTGTCCGACCCCTCGATTCTGGGTTTTGACGATCTGATGGGACAGTACTTTGCAAGGGTTTATAGCGCCGCCGAGAAAATTGGGGGTCAGGTTCTTACGGTCActaagattttgaaagaggCCTTCTCTGTTCAAAGGGAGCTTCTTGTCAAGATCAAGCAAACTCAG AAACCTGACTTGGCGGGCTTAGCTGAATTTCTGAAGCCATTAAACGAAGTTATTATGAAAGCAAATGCACTCACAGAAGGAAGGAGATCTGATTTCTTCAACCATTTGAAAGCAGCAGCTGATAGTCTATCTGCTTTAGCTTGGATTGCATTTACTGGAAAAGATTGTG GTATGAGTATGCCGATCGCCCATGTCGAAGAAAGTTGGCAAATGGCTGAATTCTACAACAACAAA GTTCTGGTAGAGTACCGAAACAAAGATCCCGATCACGTCGAGTGGGCCAAAGCTATGAAAGAGCTCTATTTGCCAGGTTTAAGGGACTATGTCAAAAGTTTTTATCCTTTAGGACCAGTATGGAGTGTTAGGGGGGAAAacgctgctgctgctgttgctgctcctcctcctcctaaAACATCAGCACCACGCACCCCGGCCGCACCTCCGCCCCCTCCAGCCTCGCTTTTCAGCTCAGAACCTTCTCAAGCTTCATCTTCCAAGCCAAAACAAGGCATGGCTGCTGTTTTCCAAGAAATTAATTCCGGGAAGCCTGTGACTTCAG GTCTTAAGAAAGTCACAGACGACATGAAGACGAAGAACCGTGCAGATAGAGTTGGTGTTGTTGGTTCCAGTGAGAAAGGTGGCCGTACCGCCTCCCCTTCGTTTTCCAAAGCAGGTCCTCCGAAGTTAGAACTTCAAATGGGTCGAAA GTGGGTCGTCGAGAACCAGGTTGGAAGAAAAAACTTGGTCATTGATGATTGTGATGCTAAACAATCTGTATATATCTTTGGATGCAAAGATTCAGTTTTGCAGATTCAAG GGAAGGTCAACAATATAACGGTCGACAAGTGCACGAAAATGGGTGTCGTATTCACG GATGTTGTGGCTGCATTTGAGATTGTTAACTCCAATGGGGTTGAAGTGCAATGCCAG GGTTCTGCTCCAACTATTTCTGTGGACAATACTGGAGGCTGTGTATTATATCTAAGCAAAGATTCTTTGGGGACATCCATTACGACTGCCAAGTCGAGTGAGATCAATGTTTTGGTACCCGGGTCGGATGGCGATTGG GTGGAGCATGCTTTACCGCAACAGTTCGTTCATTCGTTTAAGGACGGGCGCTTCGAAACCACTCCGGTCTCTCACTCAGGAGGGTGA
- the LOC111795784 gene encoding probable LRR receptor-like serine/threonine-protein kinase At2g16250: MRNALDFMFLFLLLLFLSCFEPTFQQLSSRTERVALLELRSSLGLRGRDWPIKADPCSVWNGVECRNGRVIGINVSGFRRTRLGRQNPQFVVDALANLTLLQSFNASRFLLPGAIPDWLGSSLKSLQVLDLRSCSILGPIPLSFGNLTNLTTLYLSNNKLNGSIPASFGQLIRLSVLDLARNELTGSIPLSVSSLGNLKFLDLSSNRLDGSVPPLFGSLRQLQQLNLSSNNLSSSLPASLGDLGVLVDLDISFNKFSGPLPPDLKGMSRLQRMLLRSNLLGGSLPDALFSSLTQLQALAINDNRFTGAAPDVLFLTPGLRFLDISGNNFTGMLPNSSLNSNSTDGTLNISRNMFYGSLVPVLGRFRVIDLSGNYFEGRVPNFVSMNASLETNCLQNVSSQRTLEDCSSFYTAKGLDFDNFGKPSSAQPPLPEKSGKNKINKRVIILASVFGGIGFIVFMVLLAMLLFLYIGGKRASGNQRGVSVGPIPTRSSELPPDQSINFSSLGDVFTDKQLLQATGGFSDENLIKLGHSGDLFRGVLDNGANVVIKKIDLRTVKKETYRVELDFFSKASHTRLVPLLGHCLDNEHEKFLVYKYMPNGDLASSLVRKSNVDDENVQSLDWITRLKIASGAAEGLAYMHHECSPPLVHRDVQASSILLDDKFEVRLGSLSEVCAEDGDSNSHQNRISRLLRLPQSSEQGSSGSQTSVCSYDVYCFGKVLLELVTGKDGISGTPDTQLKEFYDQTFPYINIHDKELVTKIIDPNLIIDEDFLEEAWAMAVVAKSCLNPKPSRRPQMRYILKALENPLKVVRQESSGRLQATSSRSWNAALFGSWRQSLSDITVVPAATMSRAVGGSFKQSGSSGSQGSGQNNGGEVSRRMQSKEIFPEPPDEQGERVEYR, translated from the exons ATGCGAAACGCACTCgatttcatgttcttgttcttgctcttgttgttcttgtccTGTTTTGAGCCCACATTTCAGCAGCTGAGCTCTAGAACAGAGCGGGTAGCCCTTCTGGAACTTCGATCGTCCTTGGGTTTGCGAGGCAGGGACTGGCCCATCAAAGCGGACCCTTGCTCTGTTTGGAACGGCGTTGAATGTCGGAATGGTCGAGTTATTGGGATCAACGTTTCTGGGTTTCGAAGAACTCGGCTTGGTAGACAAAACCCACAATTTGTTGTTGATGCTTTAGCTAATTTAACGCTTCTCCAGTCTTTTAATGCTTCTAGGTTCTTGCTTCCGGGAGCCATTCCAGACTGGCTTGGTTCGTCGCTCAAGTCTCTGCAAGTTCTTGATCTTCGTTCTTGTTCTATCCTTGGTCCTATTCCATTGAGTTTTGGAAATTTAACGAATCTAACCACTCTGTATCTCTCCAATAACAAGCTAAATGGGTCGATTCCTGCAAGTTTTGGCCAACTTATTCGACTTTCTGTGCTTGATCTTGCCCGTAATGAGCTCACTGGTTCCATCCCTTTATCAGTATCATCCCTTGGAAACCTCAAATTTCTTGACCTTTCTTCAAATCGTTTAGATGGGTCAGTTCCTCCCCTCTTTGGGTCGCTTAGGCAGCTGCAACAATTGAATCTTTCGAGCAATAATCTCAGTTCTTCATTGCCTGCTTCACTCGGCGACCTGGGTGTCCTGGTGGATCTTGATATCAGTTTCAACAAATTCTCCGGGCCGCTACCGCCAGATCTAAAGGGCATGAGCCGCCTGCAGAGAATGCTACTAAGAAGCAATTTACTCGGTGGATCACTGCCAGATGCTCTGTTTTCGTCGCTCACCCAATTGCAGGCATTGGCTATCAATGACAATCGTTTTACTGGTGCAGCCCCTGATGTGTTGTTCTTGACGCCTGGGCTGCGGTTTCTTGATATCTCTGGGAATAACTTCACTGGTATGCTTCCTAATTCAAGCTTGAATTCGAATTCGACTGATGGAACATTGAATATTTCTCGAAACATGTTTTACGGTAGCCTCGTGCCTGTTCTAGGAAGGTTTAGAGTCATTGATCTATCTGGAAATTATTTTGAAGGCAGAGTTCCAAACTTTGTGTCAATGAATGCATCTCTTGAGACTAATTGTCTTCAAAATGTTTCCAGTCAGAGGACATTGGAAGACTGCTCCTCATTTTATACTGCAAAAGGTCttgattttgataattttggcAAACCAAGCTCTGCACAACCTCCTCTACCCGAAAAGTCTGGCAAGAATAAGATCAATAAAAGGGTAATCATATTGGCCAGCGTATTTGGAGGGATCGGGTTTATTGTCTTTATGGTGTTGCTAGCAATGCTGCTGTTTCTATATATTGGCGGGAAGAGAGCGTCGGGGAATCAAAGGGGTGTTAGTGTAGGACCGATACCTACTCGAAGCAGTGAACTCCCTCCTGACCAATCGATTAACTTTTCGAGTTTAGGCGACGTTTTTACAGATAAACAGCTTCTTCAGGCTACTGGTGGCTTTAGTGATGAGAACTTAATCAAACTTGGTCACTCCGGGGATCTATTCCGTGGTGTCTTGGACAATGGGGCCAATGTCGTTATCAAGAAGATCGACTTGCGAACGGTTAAAAAGGAAACGTACCGAGTggaattggatttttttagtAAGGCGTCGCATACGAGATTGGTTCCCCTTTTAGGACATTGCCTAGATAATGAGCATGAGAAGTTCTTGGTTTATAAATATATGCCAAATGGAGACTTGGCGAGTTCCTTGGTTAGGAAAAGTAATGTTGATGATGAAAATGTGCAGTCTTTGGATTGGATAACAAGACTTAAAATTGCATCAGGAGCTGCTGAGGGTCTTGCTTATATGCATCATGAATGTTCTCCGCCACTCGTGCACAG AGATGTTCAAGCTAGCAGTATACTTCTCGATGATAAATTTGAAGTCCGACTCGGGAGCTTGAGTGAAGTTTGTGCCGAAGACGGGGACTCGAACAGCCACCAGAATCGAATTTCCAGGTTGCTTCGGTTGCCACA GTCGTCCGAGCAGGGTTCTTCTG GGTCTCAGACATCAGTATGTTCCTATGATGTTTACTGCTTTGGGAAGGTGTTATTAGAGCTAGTGACAGGCAAGGATGGCATCAGTGGCACCCCAGACACCCAATTGAAGGAATTTTATGATCAAACATTCCCATACATCAACATCCACGACAAAGAATTAGTGACCAAAATCATCGATCCGAACCTGATCATCGACGAGGATTTCTTGGAGGAAGCATGGGCTATGGCCGTTGTTGCAAAGTCATGTCTAAACCCGAAGCCTTCGAGACGACCTCAGATGAGATACATCCTAAAGGCCTTGGAAAACCCTTTAAAGGTAGTGAGACAAGAAAGTTCAGGTAGGCTGCAAGCGACATCTTCACGAAGCTGGAATGCAGCTTTGTTCGGGAGCTGGCGACAGAGCCTATCGGATATAACCGTCGTACCAGCTGCGACAATGTCAAGGGCAGTGGGAGGTAGCTTCAAACAGTCAGGAAGTTCAGGTTCACAGGGAAGTGGCCAGAACAACGGCGGTGAAGTGTCACGGAGAATGCAGTCGAAGGAGATATTCCCCGAGCCACCGGATGAGCAAGGCGAGAGAGTAGAGTATCGTTAG
- the LOC111795090 gene encoding glycine-rich RNA-binding protein 1-like isoform X2, producing MASSSVEYRCFVGGLAWATDNHALEKAFSSFGEIVEAKIVNDRETGRSRGFGFVTFVDEEAMRSAIEAMNGQNLDGRSITVNEAQQRGGGGGGGGYNRGGGGGGGYGGRREGGGGGYNRGGGGYGGGGGGYGGGGYGGGRDRGYGGGGGDGGRYQRGGGGGGGSEGGWRN from the exons ATGGCTTCCTCGTCTGTTGAGTACCGTTGCTTCGTGGGTGGCCTTGCGTGGGCCACTGATAATCATGCCTTAGAGAAGGCTTTCTCTTCCTTTGGCGAGATCGTGGAAGCGAAG ATCGTCAACGACCGTGAAACCGGAAGATCGAGGGGATTTGGATTCGTGACGTTTGTGGATGAAGAGGCCATGAGAAGCGCTATCGAAGCAATGAACGGCCAGAACCTTGATGGACGGAGTATCACCGTCAACGAGGCTCAGCAAAgaggcggtggcggcggcggcggtggttaCAACCGtggtggaggtggtg GTGGTGGTTACGGTGGACGCCGTGaaggaggtggtggtggatACAACCGTGGAGGCGGTGGTTacggtggtggtggaggtggaTACGGAGGTGGTGGTTACGGCGGAGGACGTGACCGTGGAtacggcggcggtggtggtgatggtggCCGCTACCAGAGAGgaggtggcggcggcggtggatctgaaggagggtggagaAATTAG
- the LOC111795090 gene encoding glycine-rich RNA-binding protein 1-like isoform X1, which yields MASSSVEYRCFVGGLAWATDNHALEKAFSSFGEIVEAKIVNDRETGRSRGFGFVTFVDEEAMRSAIEAMNGQNLDGRSITVNEAQQRGGGGGGGGYNRGGGGGGGYGGRREGGGGGYNRGGGGYGGGGGGYGGGGYGGGRDRGYGGGGGDGGRYQRGGGGGGGSEGGWRN from the exons ATGGCTTCCTCGTCTGTTGAGTACCGTTGCTTCGTGGGTGGCCTTGCGTGGGCCACTGATAATCATGCCTTAGAGAAGGCTTTCTCTTCCTTTGGCGAGATCGTGGAAGCGAAG ATCGTCAACGACCGTGAAACCGGAAGATCGAGGGGATTTGGATTCGTGACGTTTGTGGATGAAGAGGCCATGAGAAGCGCTATCGAAGCAATGAACGGCCAGAACCTTGATGGACGGAGTATCACCGTCAACGAGGCTCAGCAAAgaggcggtggcggcggcggcggtggttaCAACCGtggtggaggtggtggtggtggttacGGTGGACGCCGTGaaggaggtggtggtggatACAACCGTGGAGGCGGTGGTTacggtggtggtggaggtggaTACGGAGGTGGTGGTTACGGCGGAGGACGTGACCGTGGAtacggcggcggtggtggtgatggtggCCGCTACCAGAGAGgaggtggcggcggcggtggatctgaaggagggtggagaAATTAG
- the LOC111795117 gene encoding probable LRR receptor-like serine/threonine-protein kinase At2g16250, with protein sequence MQNAIDITFLLLFLLFPCFQLTFQQLSSRTERAALLELRSSLGLRGRDWPIKADHCSVWNGVQCRNARVIGINISGFRRTRLGRQNPRFVVDALANLTLLQSFNASKFLLPGPIPDWLGSSLKSLQVLDLRSCSIHGPIPSSFGNLTNLTTLFLSNNKLNGSIPASFGQLIRLSVLDLARNELTGSIPLSISSLGNLSFLDLSSNRLDGSVPPLIGSLRQLQKLNLSSNNLISSLPASLGDLGVLVDLDISFNKFSGPLPPDLKGMSRLQRMLLRSNLLGGSLPDALFSSLTQLQALAINDNRFTGAAPDVLFLTPGLRFLDISGNNFTGLLPNSSLNSNFSDGTLNVSRNMFYGGLVPVLGRFSVVDLSGNYFEGGVPSFVVMNASLESNCLRNVSRQRTLEDCSSFYAAKGLDFDDFGKPIAERPPPVPEKSGKNMNNIRETILASLLGWVGFIVVV encoded by the coding sequence ATGCAAAACGCAATAGATATCACGTTCTTGCTCTTGTTCTTGCTCTTCCCCTGTTTTCAGCTCACATTTCAGCAGCTGAGCTCAAGAACAGAGCGCGCAGCTCTTCTGGAACTCCGATCGTCCTTAGGCTTGCGAGGCAGAGACTGGCCCATCAAAGCCGACCATTGCTCTGTTTGGAACGGCGTACAATGTCGCAACGCTCGAGTTATTGGCATCAACATTTCTGGGTTTCGAAGAACTCGCCTCGGCAGACAAAACCCACGTTTTGTTGTTGATGCTTTAGCTAATTTAACGCTTCTCCAGTCTTTTAATGCTTCTAAGTTCTTGCTTCCTGGACCCATCCCTGACTGGCTTGGTTCATCGCTGAAGTCTCTGCAAGTTCTTGATCTTCGTTCTTGTTCAATCCATGGTCCGATTCCATCGAGTTTTGGTAATTTAACGAATCTAACCACTCTGTTTCTCTCCAATAACAAGCTAAATGGGTCGATTCCTGCAAGTTTTGGCCAATTAATTCGGCTTTCTGTGCTTGATCTTGCCCGTAATGAGCTCACTGGTTCCATCCCTTTGTCAATATCATCTCTTGGGAACCTCTCATTTCTTGACCTTTCTTCAAATCGTTTAGATGGGTCAGTTCCTCCGCTCATTGGGTCACTCAGGCAGCTGCAAAAATTGAACCTTTCCAGCAATAATCTCATTTCTTCATTGCCTGCTTCACTCGGCGACCTGGGTGTCCTGGTGGATCTTGATATCAGTTTCAACAAATTCTCCGGGCCACTACCGCCAGATCTAAAGGGCATGAGCCGCCTGCAGAGAATGCTACTAAGAAGCAATTTACTCGGTGGATCACTGCCAGATGCTCTGTTTTCGTCGCTCACCCAATTGCAGGCGTTGGCTATCAATGACAATCGTTTTACTGGTGCAGCCCCTGATGTGTTGTTCTTGACGCCTGGGCTGCGGTTTCTTGATATCTCTGGGAACAATTTCACTGGGTTGCTGCCAAATTCGAGCTTGAATTCGAATTTTAGCGATGGGACGTTGAATGTTTCTCGAAACATGTTCTATGGTGGGCTCGTGCCTGTTCTTGGAAGGTTTAGTGTTGTTGATCTGTCTGGGAATTATTTTGAAGGCGGTGTTCCAAGCTTTGTGGTGATGAATGCATCTTTGGAGAGTAATTGTCTTCGAAATGTTTCCAGGCAGCGGACATTGGAAGATTGCTCCTCGTTTTACGCTGCAAAAGGCcttgattttgatgattttggtAAGCCAATCGCTGAACGGCCTCCTCCTGTACCAGAGAAGTCTGGGAAGAACATGAACAATATAAGGGAAACTATATTGGCTAGCCTATTAGGATGGGTCGggtttattgttgttgtttaa